The sequence below is a genomic window from Haloferax mediterranei ATCC 33500.
CGCGGTCGCGAGGCACTTTCGAACGTCCGCGTCTACGTCGGCAATCCGTACGACGAAGACGGCGAGATGCTCGAAGACACCTCGCTGGACCGCCTTTCGAACATCAAGTTCATCTCGCTCGGAGAAGTTTCCGAGAAGCTGGGTGCTAACGTCACATGGTAACGAACACGTCCGGTAAAAAGAAGACTGCAATCGCTCGCGCCACCGTGCGCGAGGGTGAAGGTCGAGTCCGTATCAACTCCCAGCCGGTCGAGCTGGTCGAGCCGGAGATGGCCCGTCTGAAGATGCTGGAACCCTTCCGCATTGCAGGCGAGGACCTCCGCTCGCAGGTCGACATCGACGTGAGCGTCAACGGCGGCGGCGTGGCCGGTCAGGCCGACGCAGTCCGCACCGCGCTCGCTCGTGGCCTGGTGCAGTACCTGAACGACGCGGAGCTTCGCGACGCGTACATGGAGTTCGACCGTTCGCTGCTGGTCAACGACGTTCGTCAGTCCGAACCCAAGAAGTGGGGCGGACCAGGCGCACGCGCTCGTTACCAGAAATCCTACCGCTGAGGTGATCTAACCATGATGATTCCCGTCCGGTGTTTCACCTGCGGCACAGTGATTGGCGAACACTGGGACGAATTCAAGGCCCGTGCTCGCGACGGTGACGAGGACCCCGCAGATGTCCTCGACGACCTCGGTGTCACCCGTGCCTGCTGCCGGCGGATGATGGTGTCGCACAAGGACCTCGTGGACGTCGTGTCACCCTATCAATGATACAACGGTACAACCGATACGAGAAAGCCCGCATCCTCGGCGCGCGAGCGCTGCAGGTCTCCTACGGCGCACCTGTGCTCGTGGAGACTGAGCAGACCGAACCTATACTAATCGCCGCTGAGGAGTACGACGCAGGTGTACTTCCGTTCACCGTAAAACGAGAGGGCAAGTGACAACATGACTCGAATCACATCCGTATCTCTGCGCCGCGTGCTCGACTCCCGTGGAAACCCGACGGTCGAAGCCGACGTTCTCACCGAATCCGGTGGGTTCGGTCGTGCTGCGGCCCCCAGTGGTGCATCTACCGGCGAGTACGAGGCAATCGAACTGCCGCCGACCGAAGCCATCGCTGCTGCACGCCGACACGCTGTTCCCCGACTCGTGGGCGAAGTCCACGCGGGCAACCAGCGTGAGGTCGATGCCGCACTGCGCGCTGCCGACGGTTCCGAGAACTTCTCGGAAATCGGCGCAAACAGTGCTGTCGCAATCTCGATGGCGGCCGCAAAGGCCGGTGCCGACGTGCTCGGTGCACCTCTGTACCAGCACCTCGGCGGTGCGTTCCGCGGCGACAACTTCCCGACGCCGCTCGGGAACGTCATCGGTGGCGGTGAACACGCCAAGGAAGCGACGAACATCCAGGAGTTCCTCGCCGCACCGGTCGGTGCGCCGAGCGTCTCCGAGGCCGTCTTCGCCAACGCGAAGGTCCACGCCCGCGCATCCGAGATTCTCGATGAGCGCGACGTGCCCGCCGCAAAGGGCGACGAGGGTGCATGGGCACCCGCCGTTTCCGACGCCGACGCGTTCGAGATTATGGCTGAAGCCGTCTCCGATGTCGAGGACGAACTCGGCTTCGAGATTCGCTTCGGACTCGACATCGCGGCGTCCGAAATGTTCGAAGATGGCGTCTACCACTACGGTGACGAGACGAAAACGACCGACGAGCAGATCGACTACGTCGCCGAGATGGTTGACGAGTACGACCTCGTCTACGTCGAAGACCCCCTCGACGAGAACGACTACGAGGGATTCGCGGAACTCACAGACCGTGTGGGCGACCGCACGCTCATCTGTGGTGACGACCTGTTCGTCACCAACGTCGACCGCCTGCAGGACGGCATCGACGTGGGCGCCGCGAACTCCATTCTCATCAAGCCGAACCAGATCGGGACGCTGACCGACGCATTCGATGCCGTCGAACTGGCGGCCCGAAACGGGATGGACGCCGTCATCTCTCACCGCTCCGGTGAGACGGAAGATACGACCATCGCACACCTCGCCGTCGCCACCGACGCGCCGTTCATCAAGACTGGCACGGTGCAAGGCGAGCGAACCGCCAAACTGAACGAACTCATCCGCATCGCGGACGACGCAGTATGAGCGACAACGAAAACGACGCGGTGGAGGTCGCCGACGAGGAACCCGAGACGGAGACCGAAGCGGTCGCCGAGACGGGCACCGACGAGGCCGCCACCGAAGACGAGACAGTAGAGACCGCCGAGGCGGCCGACGAGGCTGCCGAGGCAGAAGAAACGGAAGAGCCGGAACCGGCCTTCGACGAGGACGTTATGCCCGACGAAGACGCCGACCTGCTCATCCCGGTTGAAGACTATCTGGCTGCCGGTGTCCACATCGGTACCCAGCAGAAGACCAACGACATGGTGCGTTTCATCCACCGTGTCCGCGACGACGGGCTATACGTGCTCGACGTCAGCCAGACGGACTCGCGAATCCGCACCGCTGCGGACTTCCTCGCGAACTACAGTCCGGAGCAGATTCTGGTTACGTCCTCCCGTCAGTACGGTCGTTTCCCGGCCGAGAAGTTCGCAGACGCCGTCGGCGCTCGTGCCCGCACGGGACGCTTTATCCCCGGCACGCTGACGAACCCGGACTACGCCGGCTACATCGAACCCGACGTGGTCGTCGTCACCGACCCGATTGGTGACGCGCAGGCCGTCAAAGAGGCAATCACGGTCGGCATCCCGGTTATCGCGATGTGCGACTCCAACAACCAGACGTCGAACGTCGACCTCGTCGTCCCGACGAACAACAAGGGTCGTCGTGCGCTGTCGGTCGTCTACTGGCTCCTCGCCAACGAGACGCTCGACCGCCGCGGCTCTGACACCGTCTACGCCCTCGAAGACTTCGAGGCCGAGCTGTAAGACGGGACGACGACTGTAGTTCGACTTTTCTAACACTCGTCCGGTGAGTGACTGCTTCGGTATTCGCTGAGTTGTGCTGCGTTGGTAGCTGTGACGCCGGGAACTGACAGGGACCGCCGAGAGCCGCCACAAATAGTTTTGTGTATTGTTCACATATCTATACCTATGGGAACGCTCCTCCACCAGATCACCGTCGAAGAACTCGCAGCGGAGTTGGACACCGGTTCGTCCGTCACCGTAATCGATACGCGTCCGCCCGAGAGTTTCGACGCGTGGCATATCGAGGGTGCCGTGAATGTTCCGTTCCACCCAATCGAGGGGCTCGGCAGTGACTGGGATTGGGAGCAAGTCGCCGCGCTCGCCGCCGACGGACCAGTCGTCGCCATCTGCGGGAAGGGATTGTCGTCTACCTCGTTCGGATTCGAACTTTCCGAGCGGGGCTACGATGACGTAACCGTGGTCAAAGGCGGCATGGAAGACTGGAGCAAACTGTACGAGATAGTCGAACTCGACACCGGCGACGACGACCTGTTCGTCGCACAGATTCAGCGCCGGGCGAAGGGATGTCTCGGCTACGTCGTCGGGTCTCGTTCGGCACGTGAAGCAGTCGTCGTGGACGCAACGCGACAGTACCACGAGTTCGAACTCGTCGCCGCCGATGCGGGTATGACGATTTCTGGCGTCCTCGATACCCACGTTCACGCCGACCACATCTCGGGTGGGCACGAACTGGCCGACCGATTGGGCGTCCCGTACTATCTCGGCGCGCACGCGACGGACCGCGACGTTCAGTACGACTTTACCCCACTCGAAGACGGGGAGTCCGTGACGGTTGGTGAGTACGACATCGAGGCGACGTACGCCCCTGGGCACACCTCGGATATGACCAACTATCTCGTCGACGGACGGTTCCTCCTGACTGGTGACACGCTGTTCGTCGAGTCCGTCGGGAGAACGGAACTCCAGTTCGGCGACGAGAAGGCAGCGACCGGCGCGGAACTCCTTTACGACACGCTTCACGGAACAGTTCTCTCGCTTCCGGACGAGACGCGAATTCTCCCCGGACACGTCTCCGTCAGCACCGACGGGACCTACGGCGTCGCCGCGCCGGGCGAGCTCGTGAGCACGACACTCGGTGAACTCCGCGACGAACTCGACATGCTGGAGATGGACAAAGAGACGTTCGTTCATCGCGTTGCCGACAACACGCCGGAGAAACCGCCGAACTACGAGCGCGTTATCGCCATCAATACCGGCCGCGAGACAGTCGGCGACGAAGAAGAGGCGACGGAACTCGAACTGGGACCGAACAACTGCGCCGCCTGAGGGGCACACCCCGGCGAGGACCTCCCTTCACGGGAGTTCGACGACGCCCAACCGACCGTCGAACAACTCGTGGTCGAACCACGCCATCCGGCGGTCGCTGTATCGAATTTCGGCACCGAGCGAAAGCACCTGTCGTGTCCTATCGAGGTCGGTAACGCCGACGAGGAACGCACAGGGTCCTTCGCCAACCTCGTCGAGTCTGTTCGTAAGCGCGCCGCCATTGGGTTCACACAAGGCGACGGGCGTCCCCGGCAGGGCGGCGAAGTTCGAAAACGGACCGTTGATGTCGACCGGAGACGGATAGCGGTGCCGACGAGCGAATAGGTCGGCGGTCGCCTCGCGGTCGCGGGTGGCGACGACGACAGTCTGTAGTCCACGAACTGACGTGTTCTGTGCCGCCTTTGGGACGCGGTAGCCGCGAGGCGTCCGGTCTCGGATGGTAAAGGGAAGCCGCTGGTCTGTTCCTTCGAAGCACATGTCCCACTCGACGAGCCGCCCGTCTGGACGCTCTCTGGCTGCTTCGTGTGGTCCGTCGACTGGCACACCGGCGTCGATGGCAGCCTTGGCACTAGCGGTGATATCGGAGGCTTCGATGCACCACGCGGTCGGCCCGGCCCCGGCTGCGAGGTGGGTCGGCCAGAAACCGGCGTCTTCGGCGTCGGTTCCGAGTGTCGGCGCGATGAGTTCGAGATACGACCCGTCGGGGAACGGAACGACGGCCATGTGAGTCGTTCCACTGCTGTGTTCGCCGCCGTAGGTCGGCGTCAGCCCAACCTCGTTCGCGGCGGCACGGAGTTCGTACAGTTCGATACCACCGAACGCGACGTGGTCGATGGTTCGGTCCATACGCCCTCCACGTCAGACTGCGTATAGTGTCTAGGGGCGTCCTGTCTGTGAATCTGAGCGTCGACCGAAGCGTTTTGCCTCCGGCACCCCTCGATAGCGTATGAACCTCCTTCGGAGCGTCAGAGCGGTTGCAGACGCTTCGGCGACCGGGTCCGGCACGATTGACTGGGACGCTGTCGCCGAGGCCGCAAAAGCTGCGACCGACCCGGGGCCACTCAACCTTTCAGCAGCCGAGCGAGCGGGGTACGCGGCCGACGTTCGCGACGCCCGCGACCGACTCAGGGTCGTCGCCGACGTGACGTTCGACGTGCCCGATGTCGCGGAAGTCCAGAACCGTCACCACTGGATCGACGCCAACGTCGAGACGTTCCGCCGTATCATGCTCCCCTTCGAGGAACACGGGCCGATACTCCTGCCGGGCGTCACCCGCGCTGTCAACACTGGGACCTTCGCGTTCGTCCTCTCATTTCTGGGGAACAACGTCCTCGGTCAGTACGACCCGCTTTTGTTGGCCGAAGGTGACGACGACCACGGGCTGTACTTCGTCCATCCGAACATCCGTCGCGTGGCCGACTCACTCGACGTCGACTATCCGCGGTTCCGTCGCTGGATTGCCTTCCACGAGGTGTCGCACGCGGCGGAGTTCGGTGCGGCCCCTTGGCTCTCGACACACCTCGAATCGCGGATGAAACGCGGTGTCGACGCACTCGTCGACGGTGACCTCGACCGCGACGCCTTCCGCGAACTCGACACGGCGATGACGGCGGTCGAAGGCTACGCAGAACTGCTGATGGACCGCGCGTTCGACGACGATTACGAAGACCTCCGTCGAAAACTCGATGAGCGACGGCAGGGTGGCGGTCCCGTCGCGAAAATTGCACGCCGAGTCCTCGGTCTCGGTCTCAAACGCCGCCAGTACGAGCGCGGCGCGCAGTTCTTCGAATACGTCGCAGACGAGCGCGGCATCGCCGCTGCCTCGCGTGTGTGGGACCATCCGGAGAATTTACCGACCGACGCGGAATTGGACGCGCCCGAGCGATGGATCGCACGGGTGTCGCCCTGAGGAGACTGCAACTCCATCAGAGTGCGCACCCGATACCCGAACGTTGTTCGGGTCGTGCACGCACCTTGGGTAGGTGCGTCGTGTTGAACCAGAGGCCCAACTCCGGTACCCCACGACGCATTCCGGTGTAGAACCAGGTCATTGCCCCTGCCCTGGTTACCGGCGGAAATTTGTGCACAGGGCAGAGATATATACCCTGCGATTCATTGTCACACATTCAGTTCTATTTACGTATGTGTGAGTGAATATCTAAGAAAACGACGTGTTTATTCACAGATTCGTTACTAACGACGGTTTACTTCGGTGAATTCTCGACTCCATTTTGATAGATACCGTGTAAGGAGTACGCCGACGAGAAGTCCACCGATGAGCGCGAGACCCGTCTGGAGAAGCGTCGCACCTGCTTGAACGGCGATGAGCGTCGCGGAAACACCGATGAGTAAGATAAAACCAAGCTTGAGGCGACTGTTTGCGAGTTTCGTCTCGTCGTCGCTCAGGCTTGGTCCGACCATTTCGCCTCCCGCTTACGGACCGAACGCGGTTGTAATGGTCTCTCTACGAATCCTTCGTCCATACACTAGTTAACGGTTTGTAACGGTTTGAAACCGCGGGTGCTTACTCACTGGAACCCGCGGCCGACACCGTCGGATTCGATGAGGTCGTCGAGTTCTGACGAGAGTAACTCGTCGGCGTCCGTGAACTCGTCCGACAGACTGTCGAGGCGGTCGGGTCGGGCGTCGAACTCGTAGTCCATCGGGCCGAACGCGGGACTCTCCAGTGCCTCCATCACGTCGGTGAAAAAGTCGTCAGGTGAGGTCGGGGCCTCCGCGTGGACCTTCACCGTCTCTTCGAGGCGTCGCGCCATCGACTCCGCCTGCGATTCGTCTTCGGGCGGACGTTGCACCCCGAACAGGCCAGCGTCGTCTTCCTCGTGGCGATTCGGGAACAGTGGGTCGAGGTCGTCGTCGATGCGGCGGGCAACGCGAGCACCGACGCCGCGCACGTCGTACGGGTTCTTCGCGTACGTCTTGAGTTGGTAGACACCGACGTCGGGATGACCGAGAAAGAGGTCCTCGCCGATATGCTGCCGTCGCTGACCCGCGACGGCACGCCATGCATCCGGGTCGCGGCCGTCGTCGACAACGTCCGAGAGAATGTCTTGCCAATCTCTGACGCGCATGGGTGAGCATATCGCTGCAGCGGGAAAGAACGTGACGGTTGTTCGGTTCACATTGTCGTTTCGATGGCGGCGCAGTCGTCAGGCCGAGTCGAACGACCGACGGCTATTTGCCCGCGCCTCACCGACGACTTCGACGTGAACCTTCGCGGTCCGCTCGTCGAAGTCGGAGAGCCACGTGAAGTCGAGACGCGGTACGGCG
It includes:
- a CDS encoding 30S ribosomal protein S9, coding for MVTNTSGKKKTAIARATVREGEGRVRINSQPVELVEPEMARLKMLEPFRIAGEDLRSQVDIDVSVNGGGVAGQADAVRTALARGLVQYLNDAELRDAYMEFDRSLLVNDVRQSEPKKWGGPGARARYQKSYR
- a CDS encoding DNA-directed RNA polymerase subunit N encodes the protein MMIPVRCFTCGTVIGEHWDEFKARARDGDEDPADVLDDLGVTRACCRRMMVSHKDLVDVVSPYQ
- a CDS encoding DNA-directed RNA polymerase subunit K, which encodes MIQRYNRYEKARILGARALQVSYGAPVLVETEQTEPILIAAEEYDAGVLPFTVKREGK
- the eno gene encoding phosphopyruvate hydratase produces the protein MTRITSVSLRRVLDSRGNPTVEADVLTESGGFGRAAAPSGASTGEYEAIELPPTEAIAAARRHAVPRLVGEVHAGNQREVDAALRAADGSENFSEIGANSAVAISMAAAKAGADVLGAPLYQHLGGAFRGDNFPTPLGNVIGGGEHAKEATNIQEFLAAPVGAPSVSEAVFANAKVHARASEILDERDVPAAKGDEGAWAPAVSDADAFEIMAEAVSDVEDELGFEIRFGLDIAASEMFEDGVYHYGDETKTTDEQIDYVAEMVDEYDLVYVEDPLDENDYEGFAELTDRVGDRTLICGDDLFVTNVDRLQDGIDVGAANSILIKPNQIGTLTDAFDAVELAARNGMDAVISHRSGETEDTTIAHLAVATDAPFIKTGTVQGERTAKLNELIRIADDAV
- the rpsB gene encoding 30S ribosomal protein S2, yielding MSDNENDAVEVADEEPETETEAVAETGTDEAATEDETVETAEAADEAAEAEETEEPEPAFDEDVMPDEDADLLIPVEDYLAAGVHIGTQQKTNDMVRFIHRVRDDGLYVLDVSQTDSRIRTAADFLANYSPEQILVTSSRQYGRFPAEKFADAVGARARTGRFIPGTLTNPDYAGYIEPDVVVVTDPIGDAQAVKEAITVGIPVIAMCDSNNQTSNVDLVVPTNNKGRRALSVVYWLLANETLDRRGSDTVYALEDFEAEL
- a CDS encoding MBL fold metallo-hydrolase; its protein translation is MGTLLHQITVEELAAELDTGSSVTVIDTRPPESFDAWHIEGAVNVPFHPIEGLGSDWDWEQVAALAADGPVVAICGKGLSSTSFGFELSERGYDDVTVVKGGMEDWSKLYEIVELDTGDDDLFVAQIQRRAKGCLGYVVGSRSAREAVVVDATRQYHEFELVAADAGMTISGVLDTHVHADHISGGHELADRLGVPYYLGAHATDRDVQYDFTPLEDGESVTVGEYDIEATYAPGHTSDMTNYLVDGRFLLTGDTLFVESVGRTELQFGDEKAATGAELLYDTLHGTVLSLPDETRILPGHVSVSTDGTYGVAAPGELVSTTLGELRDELDMLEMDKETFVHRVADNTPEKPPNYERVIAINTGRETVGDEEEATELELGPNNCAA
- a CDS encoding VOC family protein encodes the protein MDRTIDHVAFGGIELYELRAAANEVGLTPTYGGEHSSGTTHMAVVPFPDGSYLELIAPTLGTDAEDAGFWPTHLAAGAGPTAWCIEASDITASAKAAIDAGVPVDGPHEAARERPDGRLVEWDMCFEGTDQRLPFTIRDRTPRGYRVPKAAQNTSVRGLQTVVVATRDREATADLFARRHRYPSPVDINGPFSNFAALPGTPVALCEPNGGALTNRLDEVGEGPCAFLVGVTDLDRTRQVLSLGAEIRYSDRRMAWFDHELFDGRLGVVELP
- a CDS encoding zinc-dependent metalloprotease, producing the protein MNLLRSVRAVADASATGSGTIDWDAVAEAAKAATDPGPLNLSAAERAGYAADVRDARDRLRVVADVTFDVPDVAEVQNRHHWIDANVETFRRIMLPFEEHGPILLPGVTRAVNTGTFAFVLSFLGNNVLGQYDPLLLAEGDDDHGLYFVHPNIRRVADSLDVDYPRFRRWIAFHEVSHAAEFGAAPWLSTHLESRMKRGVDALVDGDLDRDAFRELDTAMTAVEGYAELLMDRAFDDDYEDLRRKLDERRQGGGPVAKIARRVLGLGLKRRQYERGAQFFEYVADERGIAAASRVWDHPENLPTDAELDAPERWIARVSP